From Pseudomonas alcaligenes, a single genomic window includes:
- a CDS encoding HDOD domain-containing protein, translating to MGIESSEYSIYRQVVSQLMNGEEQLPSLPMLTLDIRRALASDEVRLPVLVRLIERDPALSALLMKHASCAIYRHPVPPKTLQDVINLLGMAEVDRITMVHSIKSLFTLHSPAHKRLFMELWERLILKASTCAMLARLLGHVAPEHALLASLLSEVGTLAVLSAFKGEAQIPAGDLYYKLCREYSKSLGVIVLKKWAVDDEYIGVIRAAGNWGSSEGRELGLIDLVNLALFHAVRERNASAELPPLYELAAYHKLLPPLNFIGDNGELELVVSHRADIHAIAATLR from the coding sequence GTGGGCATTGAGTCGTCCGAATACTCGATCTATCGGCAAGTGGTGTCGCAGTTGATGAATGGCGAGGAGCAGTTGCCGAGCCTGCCGATGCTGACGCTGGATATTCGCCGCGCGCTGGCCAGCGACGAGGTGCGCTTGCCGGTGCTGGTGCGTTTGATCGAGCGCGATCCGGCGCTCTCGGCCTTGCTGATGAAACATGCGTCCTGCGCCATCTATCGCCATCCGGTGCCGCCCAAGACCCTGCAGGACGTGATCAACCTGCTGGGCATGGCCGAGGTGGATCGGATCACCATGGTGCACAGCATCAAGAGCCTGTTCACCCTGCACAGCCCGGCGCACAAGCGTCTGTTCATGGAGTTGTGGGAGCGCCTGATCCTCAAGGCCAGCACCTGCGCCATGCTCGCCCGCCTGCTCGGCCATGTGGCGCCGGAGCATGCGCTGCTGGCCAGCCTGCTCAGCGAGGTGGGCACCCTGGCGGTGCTCTCGGCGTTCAAGGGCGAGGCGCAGATTCCCGCCGGCGACCTGTATTACAAGCTGTGCCGCGAGTACAGCAAGTCGCTGGGAGTGATAGTGCTGAAGAAGTGGGCGGTGGATGACGAATACATCGGGGTGATCCGCGCCGCCGGCAACTGGGGCAGCAGCGAGGGCCGCGAGCTTGGGCTGATCGATCTGGTCAACCTGGCGCTGTTCCATGCCGTGCGCGAGCGCAACGCCAGTGCCGAGCTGCCACCGCTGTACGAGCTGGCGGCCTACCACAAGCTGCTGCCGCCGCTGAACTTCATTGGTGACAACGGCGAGTTGGAACTGGTGGTCAGCCACCGGGCGGATATCCATGCCATTGCTGCGACTTTGCGCTGA
- a CDS encoding type 1 glutamine amidotransferase domain-containing protein, translating to MPAPCIVIPLPRRDFDPSEAALSWQLLRQAGFRVCFATPDGLPAEPDPLMLSGEGLDAWGLVPGLRRLRLVGLLLRARSDARAACAAMLADPDYRQPLRHERLRVEDFAGLMLPGGHHARGMREYLESPTLQAFVADFFARGKPVAAVCHGVVLAARSQGADGRSVLYGRKTTGLTWKMEKTAWDLTRFFARWWDRDYYRTYLEAPGEPAGYMSVQAEVSRALASPEDFLDVPKGAADFWRKTSGLHRDSPADLRPAWVVCDGNYVSGRWPGDMHGLMARFIELLPRP from the coding sequence ATGCCCGCTCCCTGCATCGTCATCCCCCTGCCGCGCCGCGACTTCGACCCCAGCGAGGCGGCGCTGAGCTGGCAGCTGCTGCGCCAGGCCGGTTTCCGCGTGTGTTTCGCCACCCCCGATGGCCTGCCGGCCGAGCCCGATCCGCTGATGCTCAGTGGCGAGGGGCTGGATGCCTGGGGGTTGGTGCCCGGTCTACGCCGCCTGCGCCTGGTCGGCCTGCTGCTGCGCGCCCGCAGCGATGCGCGCGCGGCCTGTGCGGCGATGCTGGCTGATCCCGATTACCGCCAGCCGCTGCGCCACGAGCGCCTGCGGGTGGAAGACTTCGCCGGCCTGATGTTGCCCGGCGGGCACCATGCGCGGGGCATGCGCGAATACCTGGAAAGCCCGACCCTGCAGGCGTTCGTCGCCGACTTCTTCGCCCGCGGCAAGCCGGTGGCGGCGGTCTGCCATGGCGTGGTGCTGGCGGCGCGCAGCCAGGGCGCCGATGGCCGCTCGGTGCTGTACGGGCGCAAGACTACCGGGCTGACCTGGAAGATGGAGAAGACCGCCTGGGATCTGACCCGCTTCTTCGCCCGCTGGTGGGATCGCGACTATTACCGCACCTACCTGGAGGCGCCGGGCGAGCCGGCCGGCTACATGAGCGTGCAGGCCGAGGTCAGTCGCGCCCTGGCCAGCCCGGAGGATTTTCTCGATGTGCCGAAGGGCGCCGCGGACTTCTGGCGCAAGACCAGCGGCCTGCACCGCGACTCGCCCGCCGACCTGCGCCCGGCCTGGGTGGTATGCGACGGCAACTATGTGTCCGGACGCTGGCCGGGCGACATGCACGGGCTGATGGCGCGCTTTATCGAGCTGCTGCCCAGGCCATAG
- a CDS encoding NAD(P)/FAD-dependent oxidoreductase: MSFFPVIIIGAGAAGLMCAAQAGARGRQVLLLDHANKAGKKILMSGGGRCNFTNMYSEPGNFLSGNPHFCKSALARYTQWDFIGLVAKHGVPYHEKKLGQLFCDNKSSDILEMLLAECSDAGVDLRLDTRIEQIDKTDAGYRLLTSAGRFDCESLVIATGGLSIPTLGASGFGYQVARQFGHELLPTRAGLVPFTITEPQLKELCGELSGTSVEDCVVSCNGQSFKENILFTHRGLSGPAILQISSYWQPGDSVQINLLPHLDLPEWLAEQQRERPNSELKTVLGELFTKKMANLLAEQWFVSKPLKQYTPSELNAVTERLACWTLIPAGTEGYRTAEVTLGGVDTREVSSKTMESQRSPGLYFIGEVLDVTGHLGGFNFQWAWASASAAAQFV, from the coding sequence GTGTCCTTCTTCCCGGTCATCATCATTGGCGCCGGTGCCGCCGGCCTGATGTGTGCGGCGCAAGCTGGCGCGCGCGGGCGCCAGGTGCTGCTGCTCGACCACGCCAACAAGGCCGGCAAGAAGATCCTCATGTCCGGCGGCGGGCGCTGCAACTTCACCAATATGTACAGCGAGCCGGGCAACTTCCTCTCCGGCAACCCGCACTTCTGCAAGTCGGCCCTGGCGCGCTACACCCAGTGGGACTTCATCGGCCTGGTGGCCAAGCACGGCGTGCCCTATCACGAGAAGAAGCTCGGCCAGCTGTTCTGCGACAACAAGTCCAGCGACATCCTCGAGATGCTGCTGGCCGAATGCAGCGATGCCGGCGTCGACCTGCGCCTGGACACCAGGATCGAGCAGATCGACAAGACCGACGCCGGCTACCGCCTGCTCACCAGCGCCGGCCGCTTCGACTGCGAGTCGCTGGTGATCGCCACCGGCGGCCTGTCCATCCCCACCCTCGGCGCCAGCGGCTTTGGCTACCAGGTGGCGCGCCAGTTCGGCCACGAGCTGCTGCCGACCCGCGCCGGCTTGGTGCCGTTCACCATCACCGAGCCACAACTGAAAGAGCTGTGCGGCGAGCTGTCCGGCACCTCGGTGGAAGACTGCGTGGTGAGCTGCAACGGGCAGAGCTTCAAGGAAAATATCCTGTTCACCCACCGCGGCCTGTCCGGCCCGGCGATCCTGCAGATTTCCTCCTACTGGCAGCCCGGCGACAGCGTGCAGATCAACCTGCTGCCGCACCTCGACCTGCCCGAGTGGCTGGCCGAGCAGCAGCGCGAGCGGCCCAACAGCGAACTGAAGACCGTGCTCGGCGAACTGTTCACCAAGAAGATGGCCAACCTGCTGGCCGAGCAGTGGTTCGTCTCCAAGCCGCTCAAGCAGTACACCCCGAGCGAGCTGAATGCGGTGACCGAGCGCCTGGCCTGCTGGACGCTGATCCCGGCCGGCACCGAGGGCTACCGCACCGCCGAAGTCACCCTCGGCGGCGTCGACACCCGCGAGGTGTCGTCGAAGACCATGGAGTCGCAGAGGTCGCCGGGCCTGTACTTCATCGGCGAAGTGCTGGATGTCACCGGCCACCTGGGCGGCTTCAACTTCCAGTGGGCCTGGGCCTCGGCCAGCGCCGCCGCGCAGTTCGTGTAG
- the yccS gene encoding YccS family putative transporter, whose translation MPSSFKHTLRRLWAREKFTYGIRVFIALAGSMALCWYFDRIAFVIPLFLGCIASALAESDDHWRGRLQALLVTLACFAATASAVQLLFPTPWLFGIGLAGAAFAMTLLGGIGERYAAVAQATLILAIYTAIGLEHRGGSLGSFWQEPLLLISGAAWYGLLGVIWSSLFSQQPVQQALARVFVELGAYLRLKASLFEPLRQLDVEGKRLLLAQQNGRVVSALNLAKDIILNRMSRKRSGQKTNRYLKLYFIAQDIHERASSSHYPYNALAEAFFHSDVMFRCGRLLSQQGKACQALGRAIRMRQPFDYNDNSQAMADLDASMAYLREQNNPAWRRLLRSLAALAGNLATLERKLASASNPDALADEQDSALLDRSPQSLKDAFERLRQHFSPTSLVFRHAVRLSIALAAGYLLLHWVHPQQGYWILLTTLFVCRPSYGATRLRLVQRVAGTVLGLVLGWALISLFPDPLLQSLFAVLAGVAFFINRVDRYTLATSAMTLVVMLCFNQISDAYTLFWPRLVDTAFGTLIAGLAVFFILPDWQGRKLNQVLANTLSCNSRYLLQIMQQYESGARDDLSYRLARRNAHNADAALSTTLSNMLMEPGHFRKDAETGFRFLVLSHTLLSYLSGLGAHRESLADDASDALHERAVAHISTALDNIAACLQQHQPVAVHDELDQSLAEELEQLPDEMDEGHRLVQVQLGLICRQLAPLRTLVAHLQKQPEAAKAA comes from the coding sequence ATGCCCTCATCGTTCAAGCACACCCTGCGCCGCCTCTGGGCCCGCGAGAAATTTACCTACGGCATCCGCGTGTTCATCGCCCTGGCCGGCTCGATGGCACTGTGCTGGTACTTCGATCGCATCGCCTTCGTCATTCCGCTGTTCCTCGGCTGCATCGCCAGCGCCCTGGCCGAGAGCGACGACCACTGGCGCGGCCGCCTGCAGGCGCTACTGGTGACCCTGGCCTGCTTCGCCGCCACCGCCAGCGCGGTGCAGCTGCTGTTTCCCACACCCTGGCTGTTCGGCATCGGCCTGGCCGGGGCGGCCTTCGCCATGACCCTGCTCGGTGGCATCGGCGAGCGCTATGCGGCGGTGGCCCAGGCCACGCTGATCCTGGCGATCTACACGGCGATCGGCCTGGAACACCGTGGCGGCAGCCTCGGCAGCTTCTGGCAGGAACCGCTGCTGCTGATCTCCGGCGCCGCCTGGTACGGCCTGCTGGGGGTGATCTGGAGCTCACTGTTCAGCCAGCAGCCGGTGCAGCAGGCGCTGGCGCGGGTGTTCGTCGAGCTGGGCGCCTACCTGCGCCTCAAGGCCTCGCTGTTCGAGCCGCTGCGCCAGCTCGACGTGGAGGGCAAGCGCCTGCTGCTGGCCCAGCAGAACGGGCGGGTGGTCAGCGCGCTGAACCTGGCCAAGGACATCATCCTCAACCGCATGAGCCGCAAGCGCAGCGGGCAGAAGACCAACCGCTACCTCAAGCTGTACTTCATCGCCCAGGACATCCACGAGCGCGCCAGCTCCTCGCACTACCCCTACAACGCCCTGGCCGAGGCCTTCTTCCACAGCGACGTGATGTTCCGCTGCGGCCGCCTGCTCAGCCAGCAGGGCAAGGCCTGCCAGGCTCTGGGCCGGGCGATTCGCATGCGCCAGCCGTTCGACTACAACGACAACAGCCAGGCCATGGCCGACCTCGACGCCTCGATGGCCTACCTGCGCGAGCAGAACAACCCGGCCTGGCGCCGCCTGCTGCGCTCGCTGGCCGCCCTGGCCGGCAACCTGGCGACCCTGGAGCGCAAGCTGGCCAGCGCCAGCAACCCGGACGCCCTGGCCGACGAACAGGACAGCGCCCTGCTCGACCGTTCGCCGCAGAGCCTCAAGGACGCCTTCGAGCGCCTGCGCCAGCATTTCTCGCCGACCTCGCTGGTGTTCCGCCACGCCGTGCGCCTGTCCATCGCCCTGGCCGCCGGCTACCTGCTGCTGCACTGGGTGCACCCGCAGCAGGGCTACTGGATCCTGCTCACCACCCTGTTCGTTTGCCGCCCCAGCTACGGTGCCACCCGCCTGCGTCTGGTGCAGCGGGTGGCCGGCACGGTGCTCGGCCTGGTGCTGGGTTGGGCACTGATCAGCCTGTTCCCCGATCCGCTGCTGCAGTCGCTGTTCGCCGTGCTCGCCGGGGTGGCCTTCTTCATCAACCGGGTCGACCGCTACACCCTGGCCACCAGCGCCATGACCCTGGTGGTGATGCTCTGCTTCAACCAGATCAGCGATGCCTACACCCTGTTCTGGCCGCGCCTGGTGGATACCGCCTTCGGCACCCTGATCGCCGGCCTGGCGGTGTTCTTCATCCTGCCCGACTGGCAGGGGCGCAAGCTCAACCAGGTGCTGGCCAACACCCTCAGCTGCAACAGCCGCTACCTGCTGCAGATCATGCAGCAGTACGAGTCCGGCGCGCGCGACGACCTCAGCTACCGCCTGGCCCGGCGCAATGCACACAACGCCGACGCGGCGCTGTCGACCACCCTGTCCAACATGCTGATGGAGCCCGGCCACTTTCGGAAGGACGCCGAGACCGGCTTCCGCTTCCTGGTGCTGTCGCACACCCTGCTCAGCTACCTGTCCGGCCTCGGCGCGCACCGCGAGAGCCTGGCCGACGACGCCAGCGACGCCCTGCACGAGCGCGCCGTGGCGCATATCAGCACGGCCCTCGATAACATCGCCGCCTGCCTGCAGCAGCACCAGCCGGTGGCGGTGCACGACGAACTCGACCAGAGCCTGGCCGAGGAGCTGGAACAGCTGCCGGACGAGATGGACGAAGGCCACCGCCTGGTGCAGGTGCAGCTCGGCCTGATCTGCCGCCAGCTGGCCCCGCTGCGCACCCTGGTGGCGCACCTGCAGAAGCAGCCGGAAGCGGCCAAGGCAGCCTGA
- a CDS encoding ABC transporter substrate-binding protein, whose product MPVIRRLVLLFALFLAGSAMAEHLRLAGDSWPPFTDQRLANNGLAVDLVSTALQRAGYTTEYAEAPWARALYGLQQGDYDLLVAAWYSDERTRYGLFSEPYLINRIRFLQHQRTHIRFDSLADLRPYNIAVVRGYSYSSDFDQDASLQKVPVLEFAMGARMLAAGRVQLAVEDELVAQHYLNRELSEVKSGLEFLPKPLSENGLHILVRRSHPLHQQIVQDFNRAIAAMRADGSYARIYRRHGLQLQE is encoded by the coding sequence ATGCCAGTCATCCGTCGCCTCGTGCTGCTGTTCGCCCTGTTCCTGGCCGGTTCGGCCATGGCCGAGCACCTGCGCCTGGCGGGCGACTCCTGGCCGCCGTTCACCGACCAGCGCCTGGCCAACAACGGCCTGGCGGTGGATCTAGTGAGCACCGCGCTACAGCGTGCCGGCTACACCACCGAGTATGCCGAGGCGCCCTGGGCGCGGGCGCTGTACGGTCTGCAGCAGGGCGACTACGACCTGCTCGTGGCCGCCTGGTACAGCGACGAGCGCACCCGTTATGGGTTGTTCTCCGAGCCCTACCTGATCAACCGCATTCGCTTCCTGCAGCACCAGCGTACCCATATCCGTTTCGATAGCCTGGCCGACCTGCGCCCGTACAACATTGCCGTGGTGCGCGGCTACAGCTATTCCAGCGATTTCGACCAGGACGCCAGTCTGCAGAAGGTGCCGGTGCTGGAGTTCGCCATGGGCGCGCGCATGTTGGCGGCCGGGCGGGTGCAGCTGGCGGTGGAGGACGAACTGGTGGCCCAGCACTACCTCAACCGCGAGCTGAGCGAAGTGAAGAGCGGCCTGGAGTTCCTGCCCAAGCCGCTCAGCGAGAACGGCCTGCATATCCTGGTGCGGCGTAGCCATCCGCTGCACCAGCAGATCGTCCAGGACTTCAATCGGGCCATCGCCGCCATGCGCGCGGACGGCAGCTACGCGCGCATTTACCGGCGCCACGGCCTGCAGCTGCAGGAGTAG
- the dbpA gene encoding ATP-dependent RNA helicase DbpA, translating into MTTAFSTLPLSAAMLANLDALGYAEMTPIQAQSLPLILRGRDLIAQAKTGSGKTAAFGIGLLSPLNPRFFGCQALVLCPTRELADQVAKELRRLARAADNIKILTLCGGVPFGPQIGSLEHGAHVIVGTPGRIQEHLRKGTLKLDGLNTLVLDEADRMLDMGFFDSIAEVIEQTPSKRQTLLFSATYPAGIEQLAARFLRSPERVEVEALHDDAQIEQRFYEIDPRQRLEAVVRLLRHFRKQPVVAFCATRQQCDELAAHLEAEKISAAALHGDLEQRDRDQVLTLFANRSLSVLVATDVAARGLDIAGLEAVINVELSRDAQVHVHRIGRSGRAGEKGLALSLVAPAEASRAQAIEELQGAPLTWQLLGELKDKGEALLPPMHCLCIGAGRKDKLRPGDILGALTGEAGIAGDKVGKIAIFDYQAYVAVDRNLARQALQRLNSAKIKGRSLKVRML; encoded by the coding sequence GTGACCACCGCCTTCTCCACCCTGCCGCTGTCCGCCGCCATGCTGGCCAACCTCGACGCCCTCGGTTATGCCGAGATGACGCCGATCCAGGCACAGAGCCTGCCGCTGATCCTGCGCGGCCGCGACCTGATCGCCCAGGCCAAGACCGGCAGCGGCAAGACCGCGGCCTTCGGCATCGGCCTGCTCAGCCCGCTCAACCCGCGCTTCTTCGGCTGCCAGGCGCTGGTGCTGTGCCCGACCCGCGAGCTGGCCGACCAGGTAGCCAAGGAGCTGCGCCGCCTGGCCCGCGCCGCCGACAACATCAAGATCCTCACCCTCTGTGGCGGCGTGCCCTTCGGCCCGCAGATCGGCTCGCTGGAGCATGGCGCCCACGTCATAGTCGGCACCCCGGGACGCATCCAGGAACACCTGCGCAAGGGCACCCTGAAGCTCGACGGGCTCAACACCCTGGTGCTCGACGAAGCCGACCGCATGCTCGACATGGGCTTCTTCGACAGCATTGCCGAGGTCATCGAGCAGACCCCGAGCAAGCGCCAGACCCTGCTGTTCTCCGCCACCTACCCGGCCGGCATCGAGCAGCTCGCCGCGCGCTTCCTGCGCAGCCCGGAGCGGGTCGAGGTGGAGGCCCTGCACGACGACGCGCAGATCGAGCAGCGTTTCTACGAGATCGACCCGCGCCAGCGCCTGGAGGCGGTGGTACGCCTGCTGCGGCACTTCCGCAAGCAGCCGGTGGTGGCCTTCTGCGCCACCCGTCAGCAGTGCGACGAACTGGCCGCCCACCTGGAAGCGGAGAAGATTTCCGCCGCCGCCCTGCATGGCGACCTGGAACAGCGTGATCGCGACCAGGTGCTGACCCTGTTCGCCAACCGCAGCCTCAGCGTGCTGGTAGCCACCGACGTGGCCGCCCGCGGCCTGGACATCGCCGGCCTGGAAGCGGTGATCAACGTCGAGCTGAGCCGTGACGCCCAGGTGCACGTGCACCGCATCGGCCGCAGCGGCCGCGCCGGCGAGAAGGGCCTGGCCCTGAGCCTGGTGGCGCCGGCCGAAGCCAGCCGCGCCCAGGCCATCGAGGAGCTGCAGGGCGCGCCGCTGACCTGGCAGCTGCTCGGTGAACTGAAGGACAAGGGCGAGGCGCTGCTGCCACCGATGCACTGCCTGTGCATCGGTGCCGGGCGCAAGGACAAGCTGCGCCCCGGCGACATCCTCGGTGCCCTCACCGGCGAGGCCGGCATCGCCGGTGACAAGGTCGGCAAGATCGCCATCTTCGATTACCAGGCCTATGTCGCGGTGGATCGCAACCTCGCCCGCCAGGCCCTGCAGCGCCTCAACTCAGCCAAGATCAAGGGCCGCTCGCTCAAGGTGCGCATGCTCTGA
- the torT gene encoding TMAO reductase system periplasmic protein TorT, producing the protein MRVCKALLLCLWLTSLSALAEWFPVQVQADGQLLQYQPLAHAAQPWRICALLPHGKDRYWWGVAWGLDGEAARQGVRLGIYEAGGYENPQTQIAQLQSCRDQDADAYVIASINIHDLCPQIAALRAERKPVIDLVNRLDCPGISARSQVDFAEMSRAALAYINRSREAGSFSIGWLPGPQGAGWVADLESGLQQALKDQPVTLYHGGYAPVDRASQAQLVRRLLAEHGDVDYLLGNAEAAGFAAQLVQTSGNHYRAQILATYTTERILEQIRDGFILAAPTDSPVLQARIAIDLAVRALEHRLQVNKVSPLIEMLDRRSLPGFDISRLMPPEGHWMIRRDLPQ; encoded by the coding sequence ATGCGTGTGTGCAAGGCCCTGTTGCTGTGCCTCTGGCTGACCAGCCTGAGCGCCCTGGCGGAGTGGTTTCCGGTACAGGTGCAGGCTGACGGTCAGCTGCTGCAGTACCAGCCGCTGGCGCATGCGGCGCAGCCCTGGCGCATCTGTGCCTTGCTGCCGCACGGCAAGGATCGCTACTGGTGGGGCGTGGCCTGGGGCCTGGATGGCGAGGCCGCGCGCCAGGGCGTGCGCCTGGGCATCTACGAGGCCGGCGGCTACGAGAACCCGCAGACGCAGATCGCCCAGTTGCAGAGCTGCCGCGATCAGGACGCCGATGCCTATGTGATCGCCTCGATCAACATCCACGACCTGTGCCCGCAGATCGCCGCGCTGCGCGCCGAGCGCAAGCCGGTCATCGACCTGGTCAACCGCCTGGATTGCCCGGGGATCAGCGCCCGCTCGCAAGTGGACTTCGCCGAGATGAGCCGCGCCGCGCTGGCCTATATCAATCGCAGTCGCGAGGCCGGCTCGTTCAGCATCGGCTGGTTGCCGGGGCCGCAGGGGGCAGGTTGGGTGGCGGATCTGGAAAGCGGCCTGCAGCAGGCCCTGAAGGATCAGCCGGTGACGCTTTACCACGGCGGCTATGCCCCGGTGGATCGCGCCAGCCAGGCCCAGCTGGTGCGCCGCCTGCTCGCCGAGCACGGCGATGTCGACTACCTGCTGGGTAATGCCGAGGCGGCCGGCTTTGCCGCGCAGTTGGTGCAGACCTCGGGCAACCATTATCGCGCCCAGATCCTGGCGACCTACACCACCGAGCGCATCCTCGAGCAGATCCGCGATGGCTTCATCCTGGCCGCGCCCACCGATTCCCCGGTGCTGCAGGCGCGCATCGCCATCGACCTGGCCGTGCGCGCCCTGGAGCACCGGCTGCAGGTGAACAAGGTCAGCCCGTTGATCGAGATGCTCGACCGCCGCAGCCTGCCGGGTTTCGACATCAGCCGGCTGATGCCGCCGGAAGGGCACTGGATGATCCGCCGCGACCTGCCGCAGTAG